The DNA sequence GTGACGTCGGAGAGAGTGAGCACCCGTCGGGTCGAGCGCTCCCAGACGATCTCGGGGGCGTCGATGCGCGGATCGTCGGCGAAGTTCTCCCGGAAGCGCTCGGCGCTGCGGGCCTCGTGCAGGTAGTCGATCTCCTCGAAGCTCGTCGCGGCGAACTCCTCGACGAGGGCGGGCGCGTCGACGCGGTCCGACACGAACCGCACGCGCATCGCCCAGCGCGAGACGCGGCGCAGGGCGGCGAGGTCGACCGCGACGATCCCGTCGATGCCCGGCCGCTGCACCTTGACGACGACGTCGCGGAGGCCCGTGTCTGCGGCATTCTGGTCGGACAGCCGAGCGCGATGCGCCTGGCCGAGGGATGCCGCGGCGACCGGCGTCTCGTCGAACCAGGCGAACACGCGGGTCAGCGGGGCGCCGAGTTCGGCTTCCGCGACGCGGCGGATGTCGGGGAAGGGGACGGCCGGCACCTCGTCCTGCAGCCCCTCGAGCTCCTTGGTGATCTCGGGCGGCAGCACGTCGAGGCGCGACGACATGAACTGCCCGACCTTGATCATCAGACCGCCGAGGTCGATCGCGAGGCTGTGGAACCGCCGCGCGAAGCGCTGCATGCGCGACCCGCGGGTCCGCTCGGCGATGCCGGCGAGTCCGAACCGTGGGAGCACGAGTTCGAACCACCAGATCGCGATGAACTCGCGGGCCGCGAACGACACGATGCGGCGGTAGCGGGCGCGGTGGGCGCCCTGCGCCGCGGCATCCGTCATCGATGGTTCCCGTTCGTTCGCGTTCAGTCCTGAGCGAGGATCGTGTACAGCCTACGGCGGGCCTCGTCGAGCACGTCGATGGCCTGCTGCACCTGTTCGGGACTGCCGCTGCGTCCGACCTGGGCGGCGGCGGCCGCGAGGTCGACACCGGCCTTCGGCAGCGCGGAGAAGCGCGGGTCGTTGCGGTGGCCGTCCTTGGTGGAGCTGGACTCCCACGGCGCGGGCGTCTCGGTCGACTCGGAGGCGACGGCGCGACCGGCTTCGGTGAGCGAGTAGGTCTTGCGACCGTTCTGCTCCTCGGCCTCGATCAGGCCCTCGTCGGCGAGCAGCTGCAACGTCGGGTACACCGATCCTGCGCTGGGCTTCCACGATCCGCCGCTGCGCTCGGCGATCTCGCTGATGATCTGGTAGCCGTGCATGGGGCGCTCGGCGAGGAGCGAGAGCACGGCGGTGCGGACGTCGCCGCGGGCCATGCGCGTCCCACCGCTGGGGCGCTGCTGGTCGAACGACTTGCGCAGCTGGTCGAGCGCGTCGAAGAGCGCGCCGGCCGGACCGTTGGGGCCGCCGAAGCCGCCGGATCCGAAGATGCCGCCGAGCGGGT is a window from the Microbacterium sp. LWO14-1.2 genome containing:
- a CDS encoding helix-turn-helix transcriptional regulator — encoded protein: MNNAFPFGTGSTGGDNPLGGIFGSGGFGGPNGPAGALFDALDQLRKSFDQQRPSGGTRMARGDVRTAVLSLLAERPMHGYQIISEIAERSGGSWKPSAGSVYPTLQLLADEGLIEAEEQNGRKTYSLTEAGRAVASESTETPAPWESSSTKDGHRNDPRFSALPKAGVDLAAAAAQVGRSGSPEQVQQAIDVLDEARRRLYTILAQD